The following proteins are encoded in a genomic region of Stutzerimonas stutzeri:
- the purD gene encoding phosphoribosylamine--glycine ligase — MNVLIIGSGGREHALAWKVAQDPRVEKVFVAPGNAGTATEAKCENVAIDVLAIEQLADFAEQNVQLTIVGPEAPLVKGVVDLFRARGLDCFGPTAAAAQLEGSKAFTKDFLARHKIPTADYQNFTEIDPALAYLREKGAPIVIKADGLAAGKGVIVAMTLEEAEDAVRDMLSGNAFGDAGARVVIEEFLDGEEASFIVMVDGANVLPMATSQDHKRVGDGDTGPNTGGMGAYSPAPVVTPEVHQRVMDEVIWPTVKGMAAEGNVYTGFLYAGLMIDRSGAPKVIEFNCRFGDPETQPIMLRLQSSLVLLVEAALAKALDKIEAQWDPRPSLGVVLAAGGYPGDYGKGAPIRGLEAAAQLSGKVFHAGTTLKDGAITTSGGRVLCATALGETVSEAQQNAYALAARIEWDGHFYRHDIGYRAIAREQGER; from the coding sequence ATGAACGTACTGATCATCGGCAGCGGCGGCCGCGAGCACGCGCTGGCCTGGAAGGTCGCGCAGGATCCACGCGTGGAAAAGGTCTTCGTCGCCCCGGGTAACGCCGGTACCGCTACCGAAGCGAAGTGCGAGAATGTCGCCATTGACGTGCTGGCCATCGAACAGCTGGCGGATTTCGCCGAGCAGAACGTGCAGCTGACCATCGTCGGGCCAGAAGCCCCGCTGGTCAAAGGGGTGGTCGATCTGTTCCGCGCGCGCGGCCTCGACTGCTTTGGCCCGACCGCGGCGGCCGCCCAGCTGGAGGGCTCGAAAGCCTTCACCAAGGACTTTCTGGCGCGCCACAAGATCCCCACCGCCGACTACCAGAACTTCACCGAGATCGACCCGGCGCTGGCCTACTTGCGAGAGAAAGGCGCACCAATCGTAATCAAGGCCGACGGCCTGGCCGCCGGGAAAGGCGTGATCGTCGCCATGACGCTGGAAGAAGCCGAGGACGCCGTGCGCGACATGCTGTCCGGCAACGCGTTCGGTGACGCCGGTGCACGCGTGGTGATCGAAGAGTTCCTGGATGGCGAAGAGGCCAGCTTCATCGTCATGGTCGACGGCGCCAATGTGTTGCCGATGGCCACCAGTCAGGATCACAAGCGTGTCGGAGACGGCGACACCGGCCCCAACACGGGCGGCATGGGCGCCTATTCCCCGGCACCGGTGGTCACACCCGAGGTCCATCAGCGCGTGATGGATGAAGTCATTTGGCCAACGGTCAAAGGCATGGCTGCCGAAGGCAACGTCTACACCGGCTTCCTCTACGCGGGCCTGATGATCGATCGCAGCGGCGCGCCAAAGGTGATCGAATTCAATTGCCGCTTCGGCGATCCGGAAACCCAGCCGATCATGCTGCGGTTGCAGTCCAGCCTGGTCCTCCTCGTCGAGGCCGCATTGGCCAAGGCGCTGGACAAGATCGAGGCGCAGTGGGATCCGCGCCCCAGCCTCGGCGTGGTGCTGGCGGCCGGTGGTTATCCGGGCGACTACGGCAAAGGCGCTCCGATTCGCGGCCTGGAGGCTGCCGCTCAGTTGAGCGGTAAGGTGTTCCATGCCGGTACTACGTTGAAGGACGGTGCGATCACCACTTCGGGTGGGCGGGTACTCTGCGCGACAGCTTTGGGCGAGACGGTATCGGAGGCGCAACAGAATGCCTATGCGCTAGCCGCTCGCATCGAGTGGGACGGCCACTTCTACCGCCACGACATCGGTTATCGCGCCATTGCCCGCGAACAGGGCGAACGCTAA
- the purH gene encoding bifunctional phosphoribosylaminoimidazolecarboxamide formyltransferase/IMP cyclohydrolase, producing the protein MTDQSTRLPVRRALISVSDKTGVVDFARELVALGVEILSTGGTFKLLRENGIAAVEVADYTGFPEMMDGRVKTLHPKIHGGILGRRDLDGAVMAEHGINPIDLVAVNLYPFAATVAKPGCSLPDAIENIDIGGPTMVRSAAKNHKDVAIVVNADDYAGVIENLQNGGLTYAQRFDLALKAFEHTASYDGMIANYLGTVDQSAETLSTEGRSLLPRTFTTQFVKAQDMRYGENPHQIAAFYVETADEACIATARQLQGKELSFNNVADTDAALECVKSFVKPACVIVKHANPCGVAVVPDEDGGIRQAYELAYATDSESAFGGIIAFNRELDGETAKAIVDRQFVEVIIAPSISAEARDVVASKANVRLLECGQWPAERAPGWDFKRVNGGLLVQSRDIAMISEADLKVVTQRAPSEQEIHDLIFAWKVAKFVKSNAIVYAKNRQTVGVGAGQMSRVNSARIAAIKAEHAGLPVQGAVMASDAFFPFRDGIDNAAKAGITAVIQPGGSMRDAEVIAAADEAGIAMVFTGMRHFRH; encoded by the coding sequence ATGACCGACCAAAGCACCCGCCTTCCCGTCCGCCGCGCGCTGATCAGCGTGTCCGACAAGACCGGCGTCGTTGACTTCGCCCGCGAACTCGTCGCCCTGGGCGTCGAGATTCTTTCCACCGGCGGCACATTCAAGCTGCTGCGTGAAAACGGCATCGCCGCGGTGGAGGTCGCCGACTACACCGGCTTCCCCGAAATGATGGACGGCCGGGTAAAGACCCTGCACCCGAAGATCCACGGTGGCATTCTTGGCCGTCGTGATCTCGACGGCGCGGTCATGGCAGAACACGGCATCAACCCGATCGACCTGGTCGCGGTCAATCTCTATCCCTTCGCCGCCACCGTCGCCAAGCCTGGCTGTTCCCTGCCGGATGCTATCGAGAACATCGATATCGGCGGTCCAACCATGGTTCGCAGCGCCGCCAAGAACCACAAGGACGTCGCAATCGTGGTCAACGCGGACGACTACGCCGGTGTCATCGAGAACCTTCAGAACGGCGGCCTGACGTATGCCCAGCGCTTCGATCTGGCGCTCAAGGCCTTCGAGCACACCGCCTCCTACGACGGCATGATCGCCAACTACCTGGGCACCGTTGACCAGAGCGCCGAAACCCTTTCCACCGAAGGCCGTAGCCTGCTGCCACGCACCTTCACCACTCAGTTCGTCAAGGCGCAGGACATGCGCTACGGCGAGAATCCGCACCAGATTGCCGCCTTCTACGTCGAAACTGCTGACGAAGCCTGCATCGCCACCGCACGCCAGCTGCAGGGCAAGGAGCTGTCGTTCAACAACGTCGCCGACACCGACGCGGCGCTCGAATGCGTGAAGAGCTTCGTCAAGCCGGCCTGCGTCATCGTCAAGCACGCTAACCCCTGCGGCGTTGCCGTGGTACCGGACGAAGACGGCGGTATCCGCCAGGCCTATGAACTGGCCTACGCCACTGACAGCGAGTCGGCCTTCGGCGGCATCATCGCCTTCAACCGCGAGCTGGACGGCGAGACGGCCAAGGCTATCGTCGATCGCCAGTTCGTCGAAGTGATCATCGCGCCGAGCATATCGGCCGAAGCCCGCGACGTGGTCGCGAGCAAGGCAAACGTGCGCTTGCTCGAGTGCGGCCAGTGGCCAGCCGAGCGCGCGCCGGGCTGGGATTTCAAACGCGTCAATGGCGGCCTGCTGGTACAGAGCCGGGACATCGCGATGATCAGCGAGGCCGACCTCAAGGTCGTTACCCAGCGCGCGCCGTCTGAGCAGGAAATTCACGACCTGATCTTCGCCTGGAAAGTGGCCAAGTTCGTCAAATCCAACGCCATCGTTTACGCCAAGAACCGCCAGACCGTCGGCGTTGGCGCCGGCCAGATGAGCCGCGTCAACTCTGCCCGCATCGCTGCAATCAAGGCCGAGCACGCCGGCCTGCCGGTCCAGGGCGCCGTGATGGCCAGCGATGCGTTCTTCCCCTTCCGTGATGGCATCGACAATGCTGCCAAGGCCGGTATTACCGCGGTCATCCAGCCGGGCGGCTCGATGCGCGACGCGGAGGTGATCGCAGCGGCAGACGAAGCCGGTATCGCCATGGTGTTCACCGGTATGCGCCACTTCCGGCACTAA
- a CDS encoding lysylphosphatidylglycerol synthase transmembrane domain-containing protein, with the protein MMKRSDVAWTFVGITAVLLSGSLLYQEIRGLSLSELTDSLEAISHRNWLMAGLATLGAYSALAWYDRIAVAHLGKHISWWFITLCSFTTYALAHNVGASVFSGAVVRYRAYRSKGLTPREIGVLIVFCSLTFLLGTLLAGGVVLVLRPDLLNRLLDVEPWVSTAIGASLLCLVGLYVIGAWRHFAPMHIGKWHIVYPRLPIVGRQLLAAPLELACAAAIIYFALPEAQNPGYLVVLGAFLASFSLALLSHAPGGLGVLEVTFLAAVPELPTADVLAALIVFRVFYLLLPLALAILVVAVFEATQWSERRRKGPLGP; encoded by the coding sequence ATGATGAAAAGGAGCGATGTCGCCTGGACGTTTGTCGGCATCACCGCGGTACTGCTGTCGGGCAGCCTGCTCTATCAAGAGATTCGCGGTCTCTCACTGAGCGAACTCACCGACAGCTTGGAGGCCATCAGCCACCGCAACTGGTTGATGGCCGGCCTGGCAACGCTGGGGGCTTACAGCGCCCTGGCATGGTACGACCGGATCGCCGTCGCGCATCTGGGCAAGCATATTTCGTGGTGGTTCATAACCTTGTGCTCGTTCACCACCTATGCCCTGGCCCATAACGTCGGCGCATCGGTATTTTCCGGTGCGGTGGTGCGCTACAGGGCCTATCGCAGCAAGGGCCTGACGCCGCGCGAGATCGGCGTGCTGATCGTGTTCTGCTCGTTGACCTTCTTGCTCGGCACGCTGCTGGCAGGTGGCGTGGTGCTGGTTTTGCGGCCGGACCTGCTGAACCGCCTACTCGATGTTGAACCCTGGGTGTCGACAGCGATTGGCGCCTCCCTGCTGTGCCTGGTCGGCCTCTATGTGATAGGCGCCTGGCGGCATTTCGCGCCGATGCACATCGGCAAATGGCACATCGTTTATCCACGGCTGCCCATCGTAGGCAGGCAGCTGCTCGCGGCGCCGCTTGAGCTCGCCTGTGCGGCCGCCATCATCTACTTCGCGCTACCCGAGGCGCAGAACCCGGGCTATCTGGTGGTACTGGGGGCCTTTCTCGCCTCCTTCTCGCTGGCATTGCTGTCCCATGCGCCCGGCGGCCTCGGTGTGCTCGAGGTGACCTTCCTCGCCGCGGTGCCGGAGCTGCCGACAGCCGATGTGCTGGCCGCACTGATCGTGTTCAGGGTGTTCTATCTGTTATTGCCGCTGGCATTGGCGATTCTGGTAGTGGCGGTGTTCGAAGCGACCCAATGGTCCGAGCGTCGGCGCAAAGGTCCGCTCGGCCCGTAA
- a CDS encoding cytochrome P450, translating to MPEIPRDSQIEGSLSLLSEGYTFISSRCHKFGSDLFQVRLLMQNTICMSGEEAARLFYDEQLFQREHAAPRLLQKTLFGQGGVQGLDGDAHRHRKKLFLSLLNDQAVAELVRLSEANWLSAIESWRQRDRVVLLPEVQAILTRAVCDWAGVSLGEDEVTVRRDQLAAMIDGAGGVGTRHWQARTARKDAERWLIELIRGVRGATLPVDETRALAVVARYRDANGAELDEQVAAVELLNLLRPTVAVSRFIIYAALELHAHPQWRARLQHEGALLEPFAQEVRRLHAFFPFTAARVREDFEWKGYRFPKGTRVLLDLYGTNRDARLWTQPDSFDPERFFSWNGSAYNFITQGGGEVTSGHRCPGEPLAIALLVSALRMLTRRMRYAVPAQDLRMDPSRMPAQPESLLVISDVQPEPIE from the coding sequence ATGCCCGAAATTCCTCGCGACTCCCAGATCGAAGGATCGCTTTCGCTACTCAGCGAAGGCTATACGTTCATCTCCAGCCGATGCCATAAGTTCGGCTCGGATCTGTTCCAGGTCCGGCTGTTGATGCAGAACACTATCTGCATGAGCGGAGAGGAGGCCGCCAGACTGTTCTACGATGAGCAGCTGTTCCAGCGTGAGCATGCGGCGCCGCGCCTGTTGCAGAAAACCCTGTTCGGCCAGGGCGGTGTTCAGGGTCTTGATGGCGACGCGCATCGACACCGCAAGAAGCTCTTCCTGTCGCTGTTGAATGACCAGGCGGTGGCCGAGCTGGTGCGTTTGAGCGAGGCCAACTGGCTGTCGGCGATCGAGTCCTGGCGACAGCGTGATCGTGTGGTGCTACTGCCCGAGGTGCAGGCTATTCTTACCCGTGCGGTGTGCGACTGGGCGGGTGTATCGCTGGGCGAAGACGAGGTCACGGTTCGTCGTGATCAGCTGGCTGCGATGATCGATGGGGCGGGCGGCGTGGGCACCCGTCATTGGCAGGCGCGCACGGCTCGTAAAGACGCCGAGCGTTGGTTGATCGAGTTGATCAGGGGCGTGCGCGGCGCCACCCTGCCCGTAGACGAGACGCGTGCATTGGCGGTCGTCGCCCGTTACCGCGACGCGAACGGAGCGGAGCTGGACGAGCAGGTAGCAGCGGTGGAACTGCTCAATCTCTTGCGTCCGACCGTGGCCGTTTCACGGTTCATCATCTATGCCGCACTGGAATTGCATGCGCATCCGCAATGGCGGGCGCGGTTGCAGCATGAGGGTGCCTTGCTCGAGCCCTTCGCCCAGGAAGTCCGGCGTCTGCACGCCTTCTTCCCTTTCACTGCCGCACGCGTACGCGAGGATTTCGAGTGGAAGGGCTACCGTTTTCCCAAGGGCACACGGGTGTTGTTGGACCTCTATGGCACCAATCGGGACGCACGGCTCTGGACGCAACCGGACAGCTTCGACCCCGAGCGTTTCTTCAGCTGGAATGGCAGCGCGTACAACTTCATCACCCAAGGGGGCGGAGAGGTCACAAGCGGACATCGTTGTCCGGGCGAGCCTTTGGCCATCGCGCTGCTGGTCAGTGCGCTACGCATGCTGACGCGGCGCATGCGCTACGCGGTGCCAGCACAGGATTTGCGGATGGACCCTTCGCGCATGCCGGCTCAGCCGGAAAGCCTGCTGGTGATCAGCGATGTGCAGCCGGAGCCGATCGAATAA
- a CDS encoding AEC family transporter, with protein MIVFQAILPIFGLIMLGYLLGWRRWLAGEAAAGLASITFKLFMPAVLFTGIARAQLSDGMSPMLLLAYFGPVLTVFFGVGLFAHSRLGRASPLGLTAAYSNNVLVGIPLVTTLLGAESLVYVFAILVFHSLILFSLQSFYSALGSGHKVSGAALLKNLANPLIVGLLLGALLNLSGLDMPKALWRIADWLAQAALPCALIVLGISLSRYRLRPSTAALGLTLVKLGLFPALVWYVGGLLPGLNDQARSVLVLLAACPSGVNVLAFVTHPEDTRAVSSTVFLSTLLAALSLPLWMLLMSS; from the coding sequence GTGATCGTTTTTCAGGCGATATTGCCTATCTTCGGCTTGATCATGCTCGGCTATCTGCTGGGTTGGCGGCGCTGGCTCGCCGGTGAGGCTGCCGCAGGGCTTGCCAGCATCACCTTCAAGCTGTTCATGCCGGCCGTGCTGTTTACCGGTATCGCCCGTGCGCAATTGAGCGATGGCATGTCGCCTATGCTGCTGCTGGCCTATTTCGGGCCTGTGCTGACAGTTTTTTTCGGCGTTGGACTGTTCGCTCACAGCCGGCTTGGACGGGCATCACCGCTGGGGCTGACGGCGGCCTATTCGAACAACGTGCTGGTCGGGATTCCCCTGGTCACCACCTTGCTGGGTGCGGAAAGCCTGGTGTACGTGTTCGCGATTCTGGTATTTCACAGCCTCATCCTGTTTTCGCTGCAAAGCTTCTACAGCGCCCTTGGCTCGGGTCATAAAGTCAGCGGCGCGGCGCTGCTGAAGAATCTGGCCAATCCGTTGATTGTCGGCCTGTTGCTCGGCGCCTTGCTGAACCTGTCGGGCCTCGATATGCCCAAGGCGCTGTGGCGCATAGCGGACTGGCTGGCCCAGGCCGCCCTGCCGTGCGCGCTGATCGTGCTGGGCATCAGCTTGTCACGCTATCGTTTGCGCCCCAGCACGGCTGCATTGGGGCTGACGTTGGTCAAGCTGGGCCTGTTTCCAGCGTTGGTCTGGTACGTCGGCGGGTTGCTGCCCGGCTTGAATGACCAGGCGCGCAGCGTGTTGGTGTTGCTGGCGGCCTGCCCGAGCGGTGTTAACGTTCTGGCGTTCGTCACCCATCCGGAAGACACCCGGGCGGTCAGCTCCACCGTGTTTCTTTCGACGCTGCTCGCAGCGTTGAGCCTGCCGTTATGGATGTTGCTGATGTCGAGCTGA
- a CDS encoding response regulator, giving the protein MRRLWVAIAFTFSLLLAALSLSPAFAAPTTSISATPNNDAPPATESNWRLLVDQSGLLTLQEILDQRSLFQRIDERSYAAPASESAVWLQVSLPAFTHPNWLWMFAPRVQLLDFYLLRDGQIERQVETGELRPLEARPLPTRAYLFSLPNDGAPREAYIRLRSSHPIMAWFRTVDEAGLVKLAMPAYLFGALFGALALLMIYNLLRFAYTFSYSHVWLALLHGALLICAVANLGLLAVWSPKLFYSQPLIADMAALLTCVALLAFAFGFFHHRRTPWTTWLFALLAGLVGGLATIILLTGKLWFSWLIYAVVLTTALSVTVVAIYHWRQRYDPARLLVAGMLLFDGAFVIVLPVLLGFNQFDPDWLTGVMFSVATCSGLILSFALLERQRQIQSDSRNQHTAEAVTSAELRTKADFLAKISHEIRTPMNGVLGMSELLLGTSLSAKQRDYVQTIHSSGNELLTLINEILDISKLESGQIELDDVQFDLNALIEDCLSIFRAKAEQQKVELISFVQPQMPHVVAGDPTRLRQTLLNLLENAFKQTEEGEVLLIAAVDDQEGQPRLRITVQDSGRPLEDEERDALLNAALDSRDFLAATRHGGRLGLIIARQLVHLMDGDFGIQTGGITGNTLWISLPLVANLAEQPGNELDDELKGARLLVVDDNDTCRKVLSQQCSSWGMEVSAVASGKEALALLRTKAHLREYFDVVLLDQDMPGMTGMQLASRIKEDFSLNHDILLIMLTGMSTAPSKVIARNAGIKRILAKPVAGYTLKTTLADELARRTSAIARAAKTQASAPLLVPDDFRVLVAEDNTISTKVIRGMLSKLNLKPDTASNGEEALALIKTQPYDLVLMDCEMPVMDGFEATARLRTWEAAEGRSRTPVVALTAHILSEHRERAREAGMDGHMAKPVEMSQLRELIEHWARVRAAAADQ; this is encoded by the coding sequence GTGCGTCGACTCTGGGTCGCCATTGCTTTTACCTTCAGCCTCTTGCTGGCTGCGCTGAGCCTATCGCCCGCGTTCGCGGCGCCCACCACATCGATCTCGGCCACGCCGAACAACGATGCGCCGCCAGCGACCGAATCCAACTGGCGATTGCTGGTGGATCAGTCCGGCCTCCTGACGCTTCAGGAAATCCTTGATCAGCGAAGCCTGTTCCAGCGAATAGACGAGCGTTCCTATGCGGCGCCGGCGAGCGAGAGCGCCGTCTGGCTGCAAGTCAGCCTGCCCGCCTTCACCCATCCCAATTGGCTCTGGATGTTCGCACCACGCGTGCAATTGCTCGACTTCTATCTGCTACGGGATGGCCAGATTGAGCGTCAAGTAGAGACCGGCGAGTTGCGACCGCTGGAGGCGAGGCCCTTGCCCACTCGCGCCTATCTGTTCTCTTTGCCGAACGACGGCGCCCCTCGCGAAGCGTACATACGACTGCGCTCGTCGCACCCGATCATGGCGTGGTTCCGCACCGTCGACGAGGCCGGCCTGGTCAAGTTGGCCATGCCCGCCTACCTGTTCGGTGCGCTGTTCGGCGCTCTGGCGCTGCTGATGATCTATAACCTGCTGCGCTTCGCCTATACCTTCAGCTACAGCCATGTCTGGCTCGCCCTGCTGCATGGCGCCCTGTTGATTTGCGCGGTGGCGAATCTCGGCTTGCTCGCGGTGTGGTCGCCGAAACTGTTCTACAGCCAGCCGCTGATTGCCGATATGGCGGCGTTGTTGACCTGCGTCGCGCTGCTGGCGTTCGCCTTCGGCTTCTTTCATCACCGCCGAACACCCTGGACGACCTGGCTATTCGCGCTTCTGGCGGGTCTTGTCGGGGGGCTGGCCACGATCATACTGCTCACCGGCAAACTCTGGTTCAGCTGGCTGATCTACGCCGTGGTGCTGACCACGGCCCTGAGCGTCACCGTCGTGGCGATCTACCACTGGCGGCAGCGCTACGATCCCGCCCGGCTACTGGTTGCCGGCATGTTGCTGTTCGACGGCGCCTTCGTGATCGTTCTGCCGGTGCTGCTGGGCTTCAACCAGTTCGATCCCGACTGGCTGACCGGGGTGATGTTCAGCGTGGCTACCTGTTCCGGACTGATTCTGAGCTTCGCATTGCTCGAGCGGCAGCGTCAGATTCAATCGGATAGCCGTAACCAGCACACAGCCGAGGCCGTCACGAGCGCCGAATTGCGGACCAAGGCGGACTTCCTGGCGAAGATCAGCCACGAGATTCGCACGCCGATGAACGGCGTGTTGGGCATGAGCGAACTGTTGCTGGGCACCTCTCTGTCTGCCAAGCAGCGCGACTACGTCCAGACGATTCACAGTTCGGGCAACGAGCTGCTTACCCTGATCAATGAAATCCTCGACATTTCCAAGCTCGAGTCCGGACAGATCGAACTGGATGACGTGCAGTTCGACCTCAACGCGTTGATCGAAGACTGCCTGAGTATCTTCCGCGCCAAGGCCGAGCAGCAGAAGGTCGAGCTGATCAGCTTCGTGCAGCCGCAAATGCCGCACGTCGTGGCCGGCGACCCGACCCGGCTGCGTCAGACACTGCTCAACCTGCTCGAGAACGCCTTCAAGCAAACCGAAGAAGGCGAGGTACTGCTGATCGCCGCGGTGGACGATCAGGAGGGCCAGCCGCGCCTGCGCATCACCGTTCAGGACAGCGGCCGCCCGCTGGAGGACGAGGAGCGCGATGCCCTGCTCAACGCCGCGCTGGATAGCCGCGACTTCCTCGCCGCCACCCGCCATGGTGGCCGCCTCGGACTGATCATCGCCCGGCAGCTGGTTCACCTCATGGACGGCGACTTCGGCATCCAGACCGGCGGTATTACCGGCAATACGCTCTGGATCAGCTTGCCATTGGTAGCCAATCTTGCAGAGCAACCCGGCAACGAGCTGGACGACGAGCTGAAAGGCGCGCGCCTGCTGGTCGTCGACGATAACGATACCTGTCGCAAGGTGCTCAGCCAGCAGTGCAGCAGCTGGGGTATGGAGGTCAGCGCCGTGGCATCGGGCAAAGAGGCGCTGGCGCTGCTGCGCACCAAGGCCCACCTGCGCGAGTACTTCGACGTGGTGCTGCTCGACCAGGACATGCCAGGGATGACGGGCATGCAGCTGGCCAGCCGAATCAAGGAAGATTTCAGCCTCAACCACGACATCCTGCTGATCATGCTGACCGGCATGAGCACCGCACCCAGCAAGGTCATCGCGCGTAATGCGGGGATCAAGCGCATTCTGGCCAAACCCGTGGCCGGCTATACGCTCAAAACGACCCTGGCGGATGAACTGGCACGCCGCACCAGCGCCATCGCACGGGCTGCCAAGACCCAGGCCAGCGCGCCGCTTCTGGTTCCTGATGACTTCCGCGTCTTGGTCGCCGAAGACAATACGATTTCGACCAAAGTCATTCGCGGCATGCTGAGCAAGCTCAATCTCAAGCCGGATACGGCCAGCAACGGCGAGGAAGCGCTCGCCCTGATCAAGACGCAGCCTTACGACCTGGTCCTCATGGATTGTGAGATGCCGGTCATGGATGGCTTCGAAGCAACTGCGCGGCTCCGCACCTGGGAGGCCGCCGAGGGCCGATCACGCACACCGGTGGTGGCGCTCACTGCCCACATCCTCAGCGAGCACCGTGAGCGTGCCCGCGAGGCTGGGATGGACGGTCACATGGCCAAGCCGGTGGAGATGTCCCAGCTGCGCGAGCTGATCGAACATTGGGCTCGTGTTCGAGCCGCCGCAGCGGATCAGTAA
- a CDS encoding VC0807 family protein — protein MTDTPTNSPGSGQPEHQPRPLMDLIISIVIPSLILMKLSSEDRLGADGALLLGLAFPLGWGLFELIKHRKFNWIALLGLVSVLLTGGIGLLRLDPQWLAVKEAAVPGIIGIAVLASTRTRFPLIRTLLYNPKVLNVDKVHQQLERNGQVAHFESRLLRATYFLSGTFFFSAFMNYVLAKWIVKSPAGSEAFNAELGRMTLLSYPMIAIPSMVMMMAIFYYLWRTIHGLTGLRLEDIIAAHGHDGRHGNGS, from the coding sequence ATGACCGACACCCCCACCAACAGCCCCGGCTCCGGCCAGCCCGAGCACCAGCCGCGGCCCCTGATGGACCTGATCATCAGCATCGTCATTCCCTCGCTGATCCTGATGAAACTCAGCAGTGAAGACCGCCTGGGCGCCGACGGTGCGCTATTGCTAGGCCTTGCTTTCCCGCTTGGTTGGGGGCTGTTCGAGCTGATCAAGCACCGCAAATTCAACTGGATCGCGCTGCTGGGTCTGGTCAGCGTGCTACTCACCGGAGGCATCGGCCTGCTACGGCTCGATCCGCAATGGTTGGCAGTAAAGGAAGCCGCGGTGCCCGGTATCATCGGCATTGCCGTGCTGGCCTCCACTCGCACCCGCTTTCCCCTGATCCGCACCCTGCTGTACAACCCCAAGGTGCTCAATGTCGACAAGGTGCATCAACAGCTCGAACGCAACGGGCAGGTCGCTCACTTCGAAAGTCGATTGCTGCGCGCAACCTATTTCCTCAGCGGCACCTTTTTCTTTTCCGCGTTCATGAACTACGTGCTGGCCAAATGGATCGTCAAGAGCCCAGCCGGTAGCGAAGCGTTCAATGCGGAACTGGGGCGGATGACCCTGCTCAGCTATCCCATGATCGCGATCCCAAGCATGGTGATGATGATGGCGATCTTCTACTACCTCTGGCGCACGATTCATGGCCTGACAGGCTTGCGCCTCGAAGACATCATCGCGGCTCACGGGCACGACGGGCGACACGGCAACGGGTCCTGA
- the fis gene encoding DNA-binding transcriptional regulator Fis has product MTLLNETLLTGTTSVSDNVNLKQHLNTPSEAGQTLRGSVEKALHNYFAHLEGADVTDVYNLVLSEVEAPLLETVMNYVKGNQTKASELLGLNRGTLRKKLKQYDLL; this is encoded by the coding sequence ATGACGCTGTTGAACGAAACACTGCTAACTGGAACAACATCCGTGAGCGACAACGTGAACCTCAAGCAACACCTCAATACGCCGAGCGAAGCAGGCCAGACCCTGCGCGGCAGCGTGGAGAAGGCGTTGCACAACTATTTCGCCCATCTCGAAGGCGCTGACGTCACGGACGTTTACAACCTGGTGCTGTCCGAGGTGGAGGCGCCGCTGCTGGAAACGGTGATGAACTACGTCAAGGGCAACCAGACCAAAGCCTCCGAGCTACTGGGCCTGAACCGCGGCACCCTGCGCAAGAAACTCAAGCAGTACGACCTTCTCTGA